Within the Thermostichus lividus PCC 6715 genome, the region CAGGACAACTACTAGATCAGGCCCCATAGGAGAGGTTTCAAAGCTTTGGTCGAGTTCTAGGACTAACTGACCAGAGTTGTTAAAAATTTTGGCTATCCCAGAGGTCGGATGCTCGCCAGACATAAAATTACCCGACTTAATGGTGACGGATGCTGCGTCAGACCCAGCCTCTAGAGGTGTAGTAGGTGCTGAGTCTGCCCTCACCTCCGCAGCAGGATGGGACGTGCAAGCTGCTGTTAGAGCTAGGGGAACCCCCAGTAGTAGAAACCGTTTGAGTAACACAATAACCTCAGTAATAAGCAAGGGTTACCGCCATTCTATTGACAAACTCCCAGAACTGAGGGGGGAGGAGTCTAAGGCTGCCCTGACCGTACCGTCTGTCGCTTAGCTGTTAGGTACTTCTTGAGGAGTGCCAAAAGGAACTGATGCTGGTTGATTCTCCCTAGCCGTTCAAGGTTGCCTGCTGCTGCACCAATGCTTTGATCTGCTCGGCGTTAGCATGGGTTACTCGTTTTTTCAGTGGCAGAACCACAACCGCAGGGCCTCGTTTACACTCGCCAAGGCAACCGGTAGCTTTTAAACATATCGGTAACTCTTGAGCGATCGCCTCCTGCTGCAATTCTTGCCACAGTTGTTTTGCCCCCCGCCGGCAACAGGACGACTTCTGACAAATGAGCACTTTGCACCGAGGTACGGCAACAGACCCTGACGGCTGCTTAACTGCTAAAAATTCTAAATGATGTGCCTTGCAGTAATACGCTCTATCAGAGCCCTTACAACAACGATCGCCATAGATACGGAGGCGATCGCCCACCCTAGGATGGGGATGAAGTTCCTGACGCAATGACTTTTTCAGCTTAATCCACAGGAGTCGCCCGGCTGTTTCCAAGACAATAACTTTAGGAAGCGCCTTTTTATAGATCACCTCTTGCACCGTGCCTTCAACACTGACTTGAGGCGAAACTGCTACAGCAAGTGTCATATTTGTCAGTCTCTATTAATAGTTATTCTCAATTAAGTTAACTCTAACATAGCCAGAGACATCTGGTAAGGGGTTCAAGGAAACAGGGATGATCAAGGATCAGGCAAATTACTGTCCCACCCACTGGATGGCTTTTGCATAGGTTGTCAGCTTCCACAGAACTGATGAATGGTTCCAAACCAGCAACAATACTTCATCTATCGTTCGATTGCCGAGGAGTGGGGCAAATGCAAGTTCTGCCGCCCATTGAGACCCTAGATACGCCTTTATTAGCTGCCGCCCAATCCATTTATAATCTCTATCAGCAAGTGCATGGGGTGAGTCCCTCCCCTGCGGGCGTAGCGGTAAATCGGCAAACCCTCCGTGGTCACGTTGTCTTTACTTCCCAACCCGTGCTTCTCCCCCAAGAGTGCTTTATTCCTTACCATCACTTACCAGAAGTGGCCAGCCTATAACTGCTCTTACGCTCTTTACCCTCAGTAGTTACAGCCTCATCTTTTTGTTGGGGACTGCCGTGGGCAGTTTTCTGAATGTAGTGATTTACCGGATTCCCAACGGGCGATCGCTACTGTATCCGCCCTCCCGCTGTCCTGCCTGTCTGACATCCCTGCGAGCCTACGACAATATACCGATCCTAGGTTGGTTGCTGTTGCGGGGGCAGTGTCGCTATTGCCATGCTCCAATTTCATGGCGCTATCCAGCGATTGAGCTGCTTGTTGGCCTCCTATTTGTGGTCATCTTTGCCGTCAGCGGTTGGCAGTGGCAAACCCTAAAGATGTGGCTACTAACCGCTTGGCTGTTGGCCTTAGCATTCATTGATCTCGATACAATGATGCTGCCCCATCCCCTCACCCAGTGGGGACTGGTTGCCGGTCTGATCATACAAGGCTTACTTGCAGGGGGGTGGCTGCCTGCCTTGGTTAGCATTAGTCATGGCATAATCGCCGCAGCGCTAGGCATTTGGCTTTTTGATCTGATTCGCTGGGGAGGGGCGATCGCCTTCGGCCAAGAAGTCATGGGGGGAGGTGACGGCAAGCTCGCTGCAATGATCGGTGCATGGTTGGGCTGGCAAGGGCTACTGGTCACTTTCTTTATCGCCGCACTACTGGGCGGCAGCGTCGGGGGGCTGGGAATTGCCCTTGGTTGGATTCAACGCCGTCAACCCATTCCCTTTGGTCCTTTTTTAGCCATAGCTGCTATCATTGCCGCCCTCTTTGGGGCTGATCTCATACAGTTTTATGTGGACACCTTTTTGCCCGGAGTCAGCATTCCCTAAAGAAGCAGGCAAAAGCCCCACTGCCATAAGGAAGCCGCCCGAACGAATAACTGTCCAGGCGGGGTGTGGTGTGAGGAGTGAACGGAAACGTGCGTCTCCGCTATTTCTATTGTAGGGGACAGTTTCAGAATTGCCATAGGCAAATTGACGCAAAATCCGCAAATCTTTAGGCTAATTTAACTTGGTGTCGCGGAACTCCTACCGATGCGGTGGGCTAGTTCATGGCGATGGCAATGAACTTGCCATCGCCCTTAGGGCAGCAGAGAGTCAATATACAGGTACAAGGCCGAGCCTTCTGGGGATTAAGCTAAATAGAGAGGTTCAAACGAACAAGCGATGGAAACCACAACACTGGATTGGTTAGCGGGTGCTCTGGCGATCGCCATCGTCATTGGCGGCCTACTGATGATGTTTACTAATTTGTGGACGCAGCGATGAAACAGTGGCTGCGACTGGGATTGACCTATGGGCTGTTAATACTTTTAGCCCTTGGGATGCTGTTGCCCCTATTCTGGCTTGTGAGCACGGCCTTTAAGTCTGCCAATGAAGATATTTTTGCGTTCCCTCCCCAATGGCTGCCTAGGGAACCAACGTGGCAGAACTTTGTCACGGTGTGGCAGACGAATCCCTTTGGGCAGTACCTGTTCAACAGCACCCTCGTTGCTGGTTTGACGGTTGCCTGCAACCTGCTGACCTCTGCCTTGGCGGCCTATCCTCTAGCGCGGTTGCAGTTTCGCGGTCGGGGGGTCATTTTTGCAGCGGTGCTGGCCACTATTATGATCCCGTTTCAGATTGTCATGATTCCGCTGTATATTTTGGCGGTGCAGTTGGGGCTGCGCAATACCTACCTTGGGATTATTCTCCCGGGGTTGGCCTCCGCCTTTGGTATTTTTCTGCTGCGGCAGGCCTTTATGGGAGTTCCCAAAGAACTGGAAGAAGCAGCACGGCTCGATGGCTGCTCGGAGTTAGGGTTGTGGTGGTTTGTGATGCTGCCTGCTGTCCGCCCAGCCTTGGTCACCCTCGCTATTTTTGTCTTTATTGGCGCTTGGAGCGATTTTCTGTGGCCGCTGATTGTTCTCGATCAGCCGGAGCTTTATACATTACCCATTGGCGTGGCCACCTTGGCAGGCACCTTCTCCCTCGATTGGCGGTTAATTGCTGCTGGCTCAGTGATTTCAGTAGTGCCCGTTTTCATCGTGTTTCTTCTTTTACAACGGTATATCATTCCCTCCGCAGCAGCGAGTGGTATCAAAGGTTAAGAGGGTAGCCCCCGCCCCCGATAGCGCATTTGGTAGCGGTAGGCATTCTGCTGGAAAAAGAGTCGAATTTCCGCAAGGTGACCAAGGGCAATAATCGTATCGGCAGGCTCTAGCAAAAGGGTCAGGGGCGGATGGGTAACCAGCACCCCGTTGGCACGGCGCAGGGCAATAATAATAAAATGACCCCGCCCACGACCTTCGAGGTCGGCGATCGCCAGCCCCACCAGTGGCGAATCCAAGGGCAGGGTAAATTGCTCAATTTGCACATCCAGTTGGGTCAGCAGTTCAATCAGATGACTGCGCTCCTCCTTGGCCTCTAAAAAATTCAGTACCGTGGGTCGGGTAATGAGTTGCACCATCCGTTGAGCACTAATACTTGCGGGTAAAATCACGTGATCTGCCCCAGCAAAGCGCAGTTTTGATTCTGTGGCCGGTAAGTCACCCCGCGCTAAAATTTGCAGCTTATGGTTGAGGCGGCGAGCCGTGAGGGTAATAAACACATTACTGGCATCATCGGGAAGCACCGCCACTAAGGTTTGCGCCTGTTCAATGCCCACCGCTAGCAACTCGTTCTCATCCATCAAGTCATCGCCACGGTAGAGAGGATGCCCCATCTGTTGCGCCAGACGGACGTGCTCCCGCTGGTTATCAATGACAATAAACGGCAGCCCAGCACTGGTTAAGTCGGCGGCTAAACTGCGACCAAGAAAGCCGTAACCACAAATAATGACGTGATTCCGCAGTTCCGGGGGTGCCATCGTTAACCCCGTGCCCCCCGATACTGCACTTGCCCACGAGAGCTAACTTCGCGCACTAGTTTAGGTGTGTCATGGGAGTGACCGAGCAAAATTAGGGTATCTCCCACTTCCATGATGGGATTGACACGTACCGGAAACAACTGGCCGCTCCGTTTACGCAAACCGATAATAATAAACTCCCCTTGACCGCGCACCTCTAAACTGGCTAGCCGCCACCCCACATAGGGATACTCGGGGGTAATGTCTAGTTCGGCCAATTGGACATCAATTTGGTTTAAGAGTTGGTTTAGTCCTTGGCGATCGCTGGTTTGTTCGAGGAAATCAATCCCCCGCGGGCGACGAATGAGGTTAGCCATTTGGGTCGCACCAATGCGAGTGGGTAGCACCACATGATCAGCACCGGCCATGCGTAGCTTTGCCTCCGTTGCCGGTAGATTGGCCCGCGAGAGAATCAGCAATTCGGCGTTAATATGCCGTGCCGTTAAGGTAATAAACACATTCATCGTATCGTTGGGCAGCACCGTAGCAAGGGCGATCGCCCGGTCAATTCCCACCACCCGCAAGGCCGCTTCTTCCGTAGCACTGCCAAGGTAGGCCAAATAGCCCAGCTTCTCTGCCAAACTAATGCGTTGCTCATCCACATCTAAAATCACAAAGGGAGTTTTGGCCTGGGTGAGTTCTTGAGCCATCACCTGACCAATACGACCAAACCCGCAAACAATCACATGGCGATTCAGCTTGCTAATGTCCCGCGCCGCCCGCTGCACATCCAAGAGACGCTTGATTTCACCCTCAGTAAACATTTGCAGAATTGCACCGACAGTATAGATAGCTGAGGCACTGCCCGCCACAATCACAACCATGTTAAAGATGCGCTGCTCTGGCGTGATTAGGGGGCACACCTCCCCGTAGCCCACCCCAAAAACGGTGATTACGTACATATAAAACGCATCCAGCCAGTTCCAGCCAAAACTGATATACCCAATCACCGCCACAGCCATCGTCAATAAAAAAAAGCTAATGCCAACAACAACACGCTTCAGAGCGGGAGTCAGGGGGCGGCGTTCCGAACTCATACCTATAGCTAACGTCCTTAGTAGGTTCGTTCTTGGGGGGCAAACAGCGTCATCGTAACGGGGAAGTAATCAATGGCAACACCATCCGGGCGATAGAAAGCCAACGTGTGGCGCAAAAAGTTAGTGTCATCTCGCTGGGGATAGTCCTCGCGGAAGTGGGCACCGCGGCTTTCTTGGCGGGCTAAGGCACCCGCTAAAATAATCTCGGCAACCACCAGCAGGTTCGCCAGTTCTAGGGCTTCAAGGAGTTCGGTGTTCCAATACCGGCTGTGATCTCCTAAACGGATCTGCTGATAGCGAGATTTTAATGTCTGTAATTCTTGCAAGCCTTGTTGCATCAATTCTGCTGTTCGGAACACACCGCAATAGTTGGTCATGCAGTCTTGCACCTGCTGCCGGAGGTGGGCAATGCGCAAGTCTCCTTGCTGAGCAAACAGTTGCTCAAGGTGTTGTTCGGCTGCCTGACGATAGGGCTGGGGATTGAGGTCTGGCCAAGCGAGATGGGCTAAATCCGTGGCGATGGCGGCACCGGTACGCCGCCCATAAACCACGCATTCCAGTAAGGAGTTACTGCCCAAGCGGTTAGCACCATGCACCGAGACGCAGGCACATTCCCCCGCAGCATAAAATCCGGTGACAGTGGTGGCAGCATTGGCTCGCACTTGCCCCCTGAGGGTAACGGGAATTCCCCCCATGGAATAGTGCACGGTGGGACGCACGGGAATTGGCTCCACCACTGCATCAACCCCTGCTAAGCGGTGGGCTTCCTCCCAGCAGAAGGGAATGCGGCTCATGATCGTGTCTCGTCCCATATGGCGCAGGTCTAGATAGACAAACGGGCCACCTGCAGTGCCATCGGGGTGAATGCCGCGGCCTAGGCGGATTTCAGTAGCAATGGCACGGGAGGTAATGTCCCGGGGGGCAAGCTCCATGCGGCTAGGGGCATAATGCGCCATAAAACGCTCTCCCGCCGCATTGATCAGGTAGGCGCCTTCGCCGCGCACAGCTTCGGAAATGAGCACCCCTGCGGGATACAAGCCGGTGGGATGAAACTGCACAAATTCCATATCTTCGAGGGGCAGCCCCGCCCGTGCGGTCATGGCTAGGCCATCCCCCGTTGAGGCAAAGTCATTGGAGGTGGTGTTAAAGACTCGCCCATAGCCGCCGGTGGCAAAGAGGATAGCCTTGGCGCGCAGCACCTCAAGCCGACCTGTTTCAATGTGGTAGGCCACCACCCCCTTGGCTTGCTGATCTTCAACAATGAGCTGCAGCACATACCACTCGCTAAAAAAGGTGACGTTATACTTCAGCAGGTTGCAGTACAGCTCGTGGAGAATGGCGTGGCCAGTTTTGTCAGCGGCATAGCAGGTGCGTTGATGGCTGTGGCCGCCAAAGGGGCGCTGGGCGATGCGACCATCCGGCAGCCGTGAAAAGAGCACCCCCAAGTGTTCTAGGTCAATCACCACATCGGGGGCATCTTGGGCTAGGATGGCGACAGCATCTTGATCCGCTAAAAAATCGGATCCTTTGACGGTATCAAAGGCATGGCTCTCCCAAGAGTCTTGATCATCGACGTTTTTGAGGGTGGCGGCAATTCCGCCTTGGGCAGCAACGGAGTGGGAGCGGATGGGATGGGTTTTAGCCACAAGGGCAATGGGTGTATGTGGGGCAAGGCGGCAGATTTCCAGTGCAGCTCGACAGCCGGCTAGGCCACCACCGACAATAACTACCGCAAAGTCTTGCATCCCCAGTTCCTTCAAGGCAGCTTATCTCTATCTATACTAGGTTGGTTTTTGGCGGGATGGGGGTAAAACTGTAGCAAAACCAACTTGCGAGCTTGGTGGTGAATCGTTAAACTTTCAACATTGAGCGGGAGGCAGCGTTCCTTGAGTCTGTTTTTTCTCGAGTATGGCAATGGCTGCAGGGTGCGGCACTGGCAGTCGGACGATCGCCCCGCGGTGATTCAATTAATCCAAAGCGTCCTCACAGAATTTGGCCTCACTTGGCAGCCGGAGGGTGCGGATCGTGACGTCGTACATGTTGAAGACTACTACCAGCGTCGTGGGGGGCAGTTTTGGGTCGTCGAGCAGGCTCAGGAGATTGTGGGCACCATTGCCTTTTACCCTATTGAGCGCGGGGAGGCGGCGGTGGAAATTCGCAAAATGTATCTGCATCCACGGGTACGGGGTCAGGGGTTAGGCACATTTTTGCTGCACCATATCGAGCAGGCCATTCTAGGGGCGGGGTATCGCACCATTTGGATTGAAACCGCCTCTGTGATGACCACAGCAGTGCACCTTTACGAGAAAGCAGGCTACCAACCCACCAGTGGTGTTGAAACCCAACGCTGCGATCGCGTCTATGTCAAGGATGTGCGCTCCCATACCGTGGTGTCCATTGCACCGGTATCTTGCTAGGGGGCTAATTGCCGCGATCGCCCTGGGGCTAGGGTCTCCCGCTCTGGCGAGGGCGATCTGTCCTGCCGAGTTAGGGACTGCCATTGAGCGCCATCTGCAGCAGCCCCAGTGGCAACCCGGGCAGTGGGGGATTGCGGTGCAAGTGTTGGGGACAGGGGCAGTGCTCTACAGCCACCAAGCGGACAAGCTGTTTTTAGTGGCCTCGAACGTCAAACTGACAACGACTGCGGCGGCTCTTGCCTATTGGGGCGCAAATTATCGCCTAGAAACAGTGATCAGTGCCACGGGGCGATCGCCCCAGCTTGAGCGGTTGCGGGTTCAAGGAGGCTTTGACCCCAGCCTCAGTGACCAAGACCTACAGCAAATTGCCCGTACCTTAGCGCAGCAGGGGGTGCAACGCATTCAAACTCTAGAAATTGCCGGAGCACAGAAGACATGGATTGAGCCAACGTGGGCGCTGGAAGACCTGAAGATGGGCGACGCAGCAGCGGTCACCCGCTTGAGTGTGAATCAAAACGCCCTAGAGGTGGATGCGTTGCCCCAGCAGTTGGGGCAACCCCTGACCTTAGTATGGCGGCAACCTACTGCCGCCCGCTCGTGGCAGCTTGTGAATCAAACCCGCACCGTCGCCACCAGTGAGCCAGAGTTTCTTGAGGCGGAGGTGGGCGATCGCCAGATCACGATTCGCGGTCAACTGCATGTGGGCAGCGCCGCGGGCGATATTCGCGTGCCCCTCCCTCAGCCAGCTCCCTACATCCAAGCGCAAATTGAACAGGCACTTCAGGCGGCAGGCATCACCGTTGAGGGCACCACCCTCATCGAGGCCACGGATCATCTGCCAGAGGTATTGCTGCGCCATGGCTCACCTCCTATCGGCGAGCTTATTGTCCCCATCAACCAAGATAGCGATAATTTCTATGCCGAGATGCTTTACGTTGCCCTTGAGCAGGCGCGTTCTGGGTATCGCCAACAGTATCTGGACCAACAGGGGCTTGGCACTGTGGTTTTAGTGGATGGCTCCGGGCTCTCGCGCCAAAACTGGCTCACCCCGCACGCCTTAACGACCCTTTTGCAAGGGGTCTATCGCAGGCCAGATTATCCCCTCTGGTGGCGATCGCTCCCCCTAGCCGCAACGTCAGGCACCCTACGCAATCGCTTTCAGGGTACCGCTGCCCAAGGACGAGTCTGGGCAAAAACCGGCACCCTGCGGGGGGTGGTGGCCTTGGCAGGTTATGCCGACCCTCCCAATCATCCGCCCTTGGCCTTTAGCATTGTTCTCAATCAAGCCGGAACCCCAATCCCTCAACTGCGTAATGGCCTTGATGCTATTGTGCTGGAACTGATCAAACTGGTTAATTGCGACCCTCCGTAGCAAGAGGGACTCAAACTTGGGGGATGTCACCTAGGGGCATGGGGGGATAGAAGGCGTAGCCTTGACCACAGCAGCATCCCAGAGCCAGCAATTGCTCGGCTTGGGCGGCGGTTTCCACCCCTTCGGCAACGACTCTTAGGTTGAGGCTTTTCCCTAAGGCGATGACTGCGCCAATAATTTCGGCAGCAGCGGCGGTGTGCCCAAGGTTCACGACAAAGGAGCGGTCAATTTTCAGGGCGTAAATAGGCAACTGGTGCAGCCGACTCAGGGACGAGTAACCGGTGCCAAAGTCATCAATGTTGAGCGCTACCCCTAACTGTTGGAGTTGCTCTGCCACCGCTAGGGTTGCTTCTAAATTGCGAATCATCGTCGTTTCGGTAATTTCTAGGTGCAACTGTTGCGGCGCTAAGTTCGCCTTGCTCAAGGCATGGGTAACATCCTTAACAAAGTCAGGATCAACCAGTTGCTGCGGCGAAATATTAATCGCTAGGGTGAGTGCATGGCGCTGTGGGGCTGCCTGCTGCCACTGGCTAAATTCACTGATGGCGCGATCGAGAATCTGACGGCCAAGGCCAACAATTAACCCCGCTTGCTCCGCTAAGGTAATGAACTCTGCCGCTGGAATTTCGCCTTTTTCGGGATCAAACCAACGACTGAGAGCCTCTAGCCCAACGATTTTGCCGGTCTCTAGGTGCACAATGGGCTGGAAATAGACCTGCAGTTCACTGTTGGCGATCGCCTGTTGGAGTTGACTTTCAAGGGTAAAGCAGCTTTGGGCTTGCAGATGCATTTCCGGCGCAAAGACCCGGTATTGACCTAGCCCCTGTTTTTTGGCGTGGTACATAGCGATATCGGCATCCCGCAGCAGCATGGCCGCGGAGGCATCGGCGCGATCGCTAAACGCTACACCAATACTGGCGCTGAGGCTCAGGACATGGCCATCAATCACCAACGGTTCCTGGATCACCCGCTTCAGAGCCAGCACCTGCTCATTCACTTGAGTGTGCATTTGTTTAGGGTCAAGGTCTTCGCAGAGCACCACAAACTCGTCGCCACTTAGGTGTGCTAGGGTATTCTCCTGCGGCACAACGGCTTGCATGCGCTGGGCAAGGGTGATAAGTACCTGATCACCCGCCGCATGCCCTAGGCTATCGTTCACGCGCTTGAAGCGATCCACGTCGATGAAAATGACTGCAAAGGGGCGATCGCGATGGCGTTGGTACTGGCGACAGCAGTGCAATAGGCGATCGTTGAGTAGGGCGCGGTTCGGGAGTCCCGTAAGGCGATCGTGGAGGGCATCATGAATCAACCGCTCCTCCATTAACTTACGGCGACTAATATCTCGACCGACGCACTGATACTCTAAGCACCGCCCATGGCTATCAAAAAACGCCCGAGTTGTCCACTCAAACCATTCCACCCCGCCATCCGTGTGATTGACAGCACATTCAAGGGTACTGATGGGCTGATCGGGCGTGAGTGCCTCAAGGTGGTGTTCAAAGCGCTGCTGAGTCTCTGGAGCAAATGGGTGGCGGAGCACGTCCCCCAAATCACAGCTCAGATCAAATCGAGCCAAGTAGCGGAAAAACGCAGGATTGGCAAAGGTGAGCCGCCCCGCCGGCGTACAGCGGTAGAGGAGTTCGGTTTGTGCCTCGAGCACCCGGCGGTAGCGATCTTTTTCCTGGTGCAGGGCGCTCACCAGTTCAGCACGATGGATCCCCAGCCCCAACTGTTCCCCCAACTGCCGAACCAGTTCTATTTCATCAAGTGCCCAAGGGCGGGTCTCCGAGCAATGGTGGCACAGCAGCAGCCCCCAAAGGGTCTCTTCCTGAATAATGGGCACTACTAAATTGGCGTGTACTGAGAGACCTTTTAGGAATTCACGGTGACAGGGGGTGAGGGTGGCGGTGTCGATATCGGCGATCGCCAGTACACGTCCCTCTAGATACGCCTGGGCGTGGCTCTTGTGAAAACAGGGATCGTGAAAGGCGCAGTTGTGCAAAGAAAACTCTGGCTTGGCTACCGATTCGGCCACCACGGTGCCACTGCCATCAGCGTGAAACTGAAAGATCAGCGTGCGGTCAATGCGCAGTAATTCGCGGATTTCGGCCAGAGCAGTCGTGAGTACAGTGTCTAAATCAAGGGATTGGCGGATTTTCAGGGTGAGGCGGTGCAATAGCTCGGCTTGGGTTTGTCGCCGTTGTAGCGAGAGGCTGGAGGTCACTTGGGTTGTAATATCTTGAAGAAAGACGGCCAGACCCCGACGGGTAGGAAAGGCGCGCACCATATGCCACTGGTTCAGACTGCTGTAGAAGGCCTCAAACTGCACGGGGGTTTGCTGGCGCACAGCAGTACGATAGTGCTCTTCAACAAGTGTATTCAGGCAATCGGGACACACCTGCCACAGAGACTGCCCCAGAATCTCTGACGCTGACTTGGCCAGCAGACGGCAAAAGCGACCATTGACGTAGATGATGCGGAAGTCGTGATCCACCTCAAAAAAGTAATCCGACATACTTTCGAGAATATCGGTGAGTTGGTTATAGGCCGCTTGCAGGCGATCGTTAAACTGGCGTTCCTCCGTCACATCCCGCGCCGCAGCATAGAGGCGATGTTGCCCCAATACCCCTTCCCATTCATACCAGCGATATTCCCCCTGCTCGGTACGCAGGCGAATAAGATGCTTAGAAACAGACTCTCCCTGCAACAGTTGTGCCACGACAGCACGGTGCCTTGGGCGATCCGCGGGGTGAATAAACTGCTCAAAACTAGCTCCCAGCAGTGTATTCAAGCCATAGCCCAGATGCGTGTACCAGTGTTGATTGACCCGCCGCAATCGTCCCTCGGTATCAGCAATCATAAATAGTTCCAGCGACGAACTAAAGAAATACTCTAGCTCTGCTGTTTTTTGGGCCAGTTCTGC harbors:
- a CDS encoding sensor domain-containing protein, giving the protein MLIGEFEHFTELLVNYTDDLICLHEPNGCYLYVTPSSERLLGYRPDELVGQSPYRFFHPDDVERIRSGAHALALQGTTELVETYRMRKKNGSYIWLETLTHPICNEQGTPLFLVTTSRDVSRRKQLELQLQRNQELLETFFEQSLEACFFMMLDQPVRWDDTADKEAILEYVFDHQRITKVNAALAQQYRCSEDQLIGLTPRDCFGHDLELGKRLWRALFDLGNFHAELELFRQDGSSFWIEGNYVCLYNERQEITGHFAVQRDISDRVRIQAELAQKTAELEYFFSSSLELFMIADTEGRLRRVNQHWYTHLGYGLNTLLGASFEQFIHPADRPRHRAVVAQLLQGESVSKHLIRLRTEQGEYRWYEWEGVLGQHRLYAAARDVTEERQFNDRLQAAYNQLTDILESMSDYFFEVDHDFRIIYVNGRFCRLLAKSASEILGQSLWQVCPDCLNTLVEEHYRTAVRQQTPVQFEAFYSSLNQWHMVRAFPTRRGLAVFLQDITTQVTSSLSLQRRQTQAELLHRLTLKIRQSLDLDTVLTTALAEIRELLRIDRTLIFQFHADGSGTVVAESVAKPEFSLHNCAFHDPCFHKSHAQAYLEGRVLAIADIDTATLTPCHREFLKGLSVHANLVVPIIQEETLWGLLLCHHCSETRPWALDEIELVRQLGEQLGLGIHRAELVSALHQEKDRYRRVLEAQTELLYRCTPAGRLTFANPAFFRYLARFDLSCDLGDVLRHPFAPETQQRFEHHLEALTPDQPISTLECAVNHTDGGVEWFEWTTRAFFDSHGRCLEYQCVGRDISRRKLMEERLIHDALHDRLTGLPNRALLNDRLLHCCRQYQRHRDRPFAVIFIDVDRFKRVNDSLGHAAGDQVLITLAQRMQAVVPQENTLAHLSGDEFVVLCEDLDPKQMHTQVNEQVLALKRVIQEPLVIDGHVLSLSASIGVAFSDRADASAAMLLRDADIAMYHAKKQGLGQYRVFAPEMHLQAQSCFTLESQLQQAIANSELQVYFQPIVHLETGKIVGLEALSRWFDPEKGEIPAAEFITLAEQAGLIVGLGRQILDRAISEFSQWQQAAPQRHALTLAINISPQQLVDPDFVKDVTHALSKANLAPQQLHLEITETTMIRNLEATLAVAEQLQQLGVALNIDDFGTGYSSLSRLHQLPIYALKIDRSFVVNLGHTAAAAEIIGAVIALGKSLNLRVVAEGVETAAQAEQLLALGCCCGQGYAFYPPMPLGDIPQV